Proteins encoded within one genomic window of Alosa alosa isolate M-15738 ecotype Scorff River chromosome 24, AALO_Geno_1.1, whole genome shotgun sequence:
- the LOC125289242 gene encoding apolipoprotein L3-like, whose product MLISTSSRRPWRMKWRHGRAALPAEMEDGGINVSVKKQIGCLRKTIGQLESVHRRTTACSLSGGVIGAVGGVTSIVGLIMAPFTFGASLAVTGVGVVVAAAGGITGVASNITKMTREKSCQEKIKEILNDCNSRLSPVMSNLQNCTGSVQDCQASIGAGKPISGLTQRLKLTPMGKQATEATRPISASDKTTPKANMWSMILDLVSIASDVREMQEIRKRDKGRRRSESETLMFINQIEEKVRELEMTVFELDRQEGIILS is encoded by the exons ATGCTAATAAGTACATCATCGAGACGACCATGGAG GATGAAGTGGCGACATGGCAGAGCTGCACTTCCTGCAGAAATGGAAGATGG AGGCATTAATGTCAGTGTGAAAAAGCAGATCGGATGCCTGAGGAAGACCATAGGGCAGCTGGAGTCGGTCCACAGGAGGACCACTGCTTGCAGTCTATCTGGCGGGGTGATTGGTGCCGTCGGCGGTGTCACTTCCATTGTTGGTCTCATCATGGCTCCCTTCACCTTTGGAGCTTCCCTGGCAGTGACCGGTGTTGGCGTGGTAGTCGCAGCTGCCGGCGGAATCACTGGTGTTGCTTCCAACATCACCAAGATGACCCGCGAGAAGAGTTGTCAGGAGAAGATCAAAGAGATCTTGAATGATTGCAACAGCAGGCTCAGCCCTGTTATGAGCAATTTGCAGAACTGTACTGGCAGTGTACAAGATTGTCAGGCTTCAATTGGCGCAGGTAAACCAATATCAGGTTTGACCCAGAGATTAAAGCTGACCCCAATGGGTAAACAGGCAACTGAGGCCACACGACCAATCAGTGCTAGTGACAAAACAACACCTAAGGCGAACATGTGGTCCATGATCCTTGATTTGGTCAGCATTGCCAGTGATGTCAGAGAGATGCAAGAGATCAGAAAGAGGGACAAGGGTCGAAGACGATCTGAGTCTGAAACGCTGATGTTCATAAACCAGATAGAGGAAAAAGTCAGAGAGTTAGAAATGACCGTTTTTGAGTTAGACAGACAGGAAGGGATTATCCTCTCTTAG